The sequence below is a genomic window from Paenibacillus silvisoli.
TTCGACAGGCTGGGATCCGGGCCTCTTCTCGCTGAACCGCTTGCTGGCGGAAGCGATCCTTCCGGAAGGCAAAGACTACACGTTCTGGGGCAAAGGCGTCAGCCAAGGCCACTCCGACGCGATCCGCCGCGTGCCTGGCGTCAAAGCCGGCGTTCAATACACCGTGCCGGTCGAAGAAGTCATCAACCGCATTCGTTCCGGCGAAACGCCAGAGCTGGAAACGCGCGAGAAGCACTTGAGACAGTGCTTCGTCGTCTCCGAAGAAGGCGCGGATCGCGATGAAATTACGAGCACGATCGTCAATATGCCGAACTACTTCTCCGACTACGATACAACGGTAACATACATTACCGAAGAGCAGCTCGCTGCCGAGCACGAAGGCATGCCGCACGGCGGCTTCGTTATCCGCAGCGGCATTACCGGCGAAGGCACGAAGCAAATCATCGAATTCGGCCTGAAGCTGGAAAGCAATCCGGAGTTCACGGCCAGCGTTCTCATCGCTTGCGCGCGTGCGGGCCACCGCATGAGCCAAGAAGGCGGCAAAGGCGCGAAGACGATCTTCGACCTTCCGCTCGGCTACCTATCGCCGAAATCGGCGGAGCAGCTTCGTCGCGAATTGCTGTAATTCATGTTAAAAAGCGGCCCTCATGGGGGCCGTTTTTTTATCGTTGCAGCCTATCCGATCACCGGATGTCCGTTCATCCCCGCTGCTCCCGGTACCTTGTCGGGTTCAAGCCCGTGAACTTCTTGAACACGCTGCAGAAATAATTCGGCTCCTCATACCCGACCAACTGCGAAATCGCCGCGATCTTCATGCCGGTCGATACCAGCATCTCCTGCGACCGCTCGATCCGCTTGCGGGATATATACTCGTTGAAGCTGATGCCGCAAATTTGCTTGAACCGTTTGGAGAAATAATTCGGATGAATCGGATACGTTTCGCCCACCCACTGCAGCGACAAATCTTCGGCGTAATGCGAATCGATATAGGCTCGGATGGACAGCACGATGTCATCGCACGTTACTTCCTCGTCCTGCGCTTGCTGCATAACCGCATCCTGCGGTCTCTGAACGCTGGCATCAAGCCGCTCCAAATAGTGAAGCCGTTCTTCTTCCTCCCGTTCCTGCTGAAGCTCGAAACAAAGCTCCGACAGCAGCCGATTCAGCTTCTCCTTGTCGACCGGCTTGAGCAAATAATCGCTCACCTTATGCGACATCGCCGCTCTTGCGTATTCGAAATCGCCGTATCCGCTCACGATTACGAATTTGGTCCGATGCTGCCTTCGTCTCGCCTCCGCGATGAACTGCAAGCCGTCCATGCCAGGCATGCGCACATCGGTCAGCACGATGTCCGGGCTTTGCTCCTCTAGTATAGCGAGCGCTTCCAACCCATGCTCCGCTTCCCCCGCCAGCTGCAGGCCAAGCGGCTCCCAGTCGATTTTGCTGATTAACCCTTGCCGAAGCAGCTGCTCATCGTCCACGATCATTACCTGCATAGCCTACGACACCTCCATATCCCAAATTTATACAAATGAGCGTCGTTATGGCAATGGTCGGAAATAGCTATAAATGTAGTCCTATCGCGGGGGATTTCGACAAAAACGAAGAGGCCGCAGCCCGGTCATGCCGAGTCTGCAGCCTCGCGTCTAGTTAAGGTGCGCCTAAGACCACTTCATTGTACACGCTCGTATCGGCCCAATATGGCAGGTTCTTATCGACCCAGCTAATGTATTCGTTTCGTTTGCCGTCGCCGTCGGAATCGTCATTGGCGCTCGCGTTGAAGCCGATCACGTCGTAAGCCTCCGGAGAAAGCGCCGTAAACGGGACGGCGAACTCGACGATATAGCCTCCATCGACGATGGTGACGGCATGCTCGACCTTGGACAAATCCAGTCCTGCCGATACCGTCGACAAAGCGTCGTTCATGCCGACTCGCAGGAAGTAATCGCCTGCGCCCATCGCCCCCCGCTTCGCGTTCGTTTCATCGACCCAAACCTCGACGGAATCGCTATGCTCATTCGCGCCAACCGCATTCGGCGTCGAATCTGTCATTTCGAACAAGTAGTAGAGCGCATCCGAATCCCAAGCGACGCGCGCAGTTCCCGTCGTACCTGGCGCCGTTGTGCCCATCTGCAAAGGCGTCGAATTCGCCCACAACGCATCGACCGCCCCGTCGATGACCGGCTTTCCGAACGCCGCAACAGGCATTGCCGACTCTGCAAGCGTAACCTCGTTGTACACCTTCGTATCCGCCCAGTATGGCAAATCCTTGTTCACCCAGCTGATATAGACATTGCGCTTGCCGTCGCCGTCGGAGTCGTCGTTGGCGCTGGCATTGAAGCCGATGATGCTGCCCATTTGCGGCTGAAGCGCCGTGTAAGGGACGGAGAACTCCGCGATATAGCCGTCCCCAATTTCCGTCACATGGCTCACGACGTCGTTGACATTGACGGCGCCTGCGCCGACCGTCACTGCGTTGTCACGGCCGACCCGCAGCATATAATCGCCTTCTCCCATCGGGCCGCGCTTGGCATTCAACTCGTCGACCCACACTTCAACGGAGTCGTTGTGCTCCGCCGACGCCAGCGTATTCGGGGTCGTATCCTTCATCTTGAACAAGAAATGGAGCGCATGCTCATCCCACAAGACGCGCGCGCTTCCCGCCAGCCCGTTCGGAACGGTATCCATCGCCAGCTCGGTCGCGTTCGCCCAGACGTCGTCGATGATGCCGTCAATGACCGGCGTGGCCACTGCCGCGACCGTCTGATTGCCGTTCCCGCCGCCGTCGCCGGTGTCATTCGGCATGTCGCTCGTAATGCCCGGATCGCCGGACAAATTCGAATAGGCCGCTTTGCCCGCTCCGCTCACCGTGTTGCCCGTAAAATCGATGACGCCCTGGACGGTCTTCACGACCAAAATACCGTAGTTCTGCGGATTCGATATCGTATTCGATTTGAATTGGAGCGCTTGAATCGGCGCCGTTCCGACGATCAGAATCGCGCTGTCGTTCGAATCGGCAAGCGTGTTATTCTCGATGAGCACCGTATCGATGCTCGGCGTTTGGTTCGTCGCCTGGACGCGGATGCCGCCTTTCTCCGCTACGGCCGCGTTGCGGCTGTCTCTCATGATCGTATTGTTGCGGACGGTCAAATTTTTAACCGTATATGTTTTGTAGTTGCCCTCGGACGCAATGTAGACGCCCGCTCCGCCGTTATCCTCGATGAGATTGTTTTCGACCAGCACGTTCTCGCCGCCGGAGACGGTAATGCCGCGGGCGTGACCGCCGGACACGTGGTTATTGCGGATCGTGACATTTTTGACCCAGTCGCCGAACTTCTCGTACGAGACGATCGCGATTTGATCATCGCCCGTGTCGATCGAGCGGTTATCCTCAATCAGCAGATCTTCGGACAAGCCGGTAATATGCGTGCCGTCGGCCAGCGTATTCATGACCGTATTGCCGCGGATGACGCCATGCTTGCCGACCGAGAAGATGCCGGCGGAAGAGCCGCCGTCGATCGTAATATGCTGAATCGTAAAATTCGTCGCTTGCGGGCCAGCCCATACCCGGGCGGAATCATCGTTCTGCAGCCTTACGGATGCCGGAATCGTGGTCAGCTTCACCATGCTCAAGTCCGAGCCGTCCCCGGTCAGAAAGACCGCCTGCGTGTTCAGATTCAGGCTCTTCAGAATCGATGTGTCCCCATCGCCGGTCATATCGACGCCGTCCAGCGTGAGCAGACCGTCGTACAGAAATTCGCCGCTTGGCACGTAAAGCGTTTTGCCCAGCGATTTGGCTGCCGCCGCCGCGTCCTTGATGCTCGGCAAATCGTCGATGTCGTCATTCGGAACGGCCCCGAAATCCATGATGTTCATCATTTCGCCCGGCTCCAGGGTGATGATCGTATACAAGCCCGACGATACGGCGGAGTCGTTCATGCCCGCCTTCATCGCAACAGCCTTCACCGTCGTTGTCGTCTCGACGGCGATCGGTCCGGTGTACGCGGCGGAGGCCGCCGTCGGCGTACTGTCGTCCGTTGTGTACCGGATCACGGCGCCTGCCGTTTCCGTCGAAAGGGTGACCGATTGGCCGGCCGCGTATGTACCCGGCGACGGATTGAATACCGGCGCTGCCGCTGTCTGAACCGGAGGCGGACCCGCTTCGCCAGGCGTGAATGCGACGGTCGGATTCCAGAAGGTATGGTCGTTATCCATATTGATATTTTTGCCGACGATGAAATAGATGGCGTCGCCTTCAGTAACGGGAATGCCGCTCACGCCGGAAGGAAACACGTCCGTCGTGCCGGTGACGGTTTGCGTCCACAGCTCCGTGCCGTTTATCTTGATCGTCGCGACGATGCCGTCTCCGACCGCGCTGCCTTTGTGAACGCCGCCGGTGATGTCGACCTTTCCGGCTCCCGGCGCGACCCATTTGCGGACGGAATCGGCCGATGCTTGCGGATGCTGCGCATCTGCGCTCACCCATGGGTAGCCGAGAACGGGATTCTCGAATCGCTGCGGCGCGGAAGTATTGAACGAAGTCAAATTCGTATAAGCGGAACCCGATAATTGTTGATAATACCACTGGTTCTTTCCTTGCGCATCGCTGAAGCCTTCCGATGCGCTGTACAGCATCGGGCGCGCATGCAGCGCGCGAATCAACATAATGATGACTTCCGCCCACGTAAGATGACCGTTCGGCTTTAGAGAAGGCTCATTCTCGATCGCGAGCAGCACGTCGCGGGCTTTCGCATTGTTCACCGCTGCCTTTGCCCACGCCGCAATTTCATCCAAAGTCGGAATATCTAAGACGGCGTTTGCCGGCACCGGTATGGCCTGCAGGCTGGCGATGATGTCGGCAGCCTCCTGCCGGGTCAACTGCTTATTCAAGCCGGACTTGCCGTCTACATCGCCGGCGATATAGCCTGCCGCGGCGTTAACGAGCGCGAGGAATTCCCCTTTCTTGATCGTGTGGCCCGGCTTGAAGCCGCCGTTCTTGTCCATGACCATCCAATTGCTGTCGAGCCAGCTGCCAATCCGGTCTGCTTCCTGTTGTCCTATCGTTTGCGAGGCTGCGGGCTCGGTGCCGGTTGAAGCACCGAATGCCGTACCGCATGAAGCAAATGCTAAGAGCGCAATAAGTAAGCTGGACATCCATCGCCTTGCCGTTCGACTCCTCATTACTATTCCTCCTATAGATCGTCATGACAGCGCATTCCAAAAGAAGCTGACCGCCGTCATTTCTAACTATATAAAGGGGAATGCCGAGAGACCATGCAAATTCTTAACATGAACTAGCAATATCTTAATCACTAGCCGCCCAGGATGGTCAGTTCATGAAATCCGTCCGTGGAGCAAAGCGGATCTTCTAACGTTTTGGGGCATTGGAGTATCCGCCACAGCATGTTGATTAGTTCAATCGAATCAATCGGTTTGAATAGATAGCCATCCATTTCGCTGCATTTCGCAAACGTCAATGTGCCGTTCATTAACCTGTCCGTTATTGAAATGATCGGCGTTTGCCCTCCGGCAGCCAGCCTTCTAATTTTGCGTATGGTCGCGATCGCTTCCATGCCTGGCAAGTGAAGATCCATCAGAATGACGTCATATCGATGAAGACCGGCCATGACGAAGGCATAAGCGCCGCTGTTCACGACATCGACCCGCATCCCGAGTTCGGTCAAGATGGCTAAAATCGTTGCTTGATCCTCGAACCTTGATTCAACTAATAAAACATACACGCGCCGCACCTTCTCTATCGCCTCGGAGTTGACCTCATTATAATCACGAGACGTGGGCCATGTATAATATATAAATCATTATCAAATATAGACGTAAAGCCATAAAAGGGGGCTCCTTCGGTGGAGTTGTTACAGCTGCATTATTTTCGAACGGTTGCCAAAGTGGAGCAAATAACGAAGGCCGCGCAGGAACTGAACATCGCCCAGCCATCGCTAAGCAAAACGATCGCCAGGCTGGAAGAAAACATCGGCGTGCCACTGTTCGACCGGCAAGGACGCACCATTCGCCTCAACGCCTACGGCCGAGTGCTGCTTAAACGGGTCGAGCATATTTTTCAGGAAATAGAGGAAGCCAATCGGGAAATCCGTGATTTATCCGGCTTGGACAAGGGGATCATCACGATCGCGGTTTCGCTGACGAACCTGCTGCCGGACATGCTGGGCGCTTTTCTAACGCAGCACCCGAACGTTCATTTTCGCCAAGTGGTCGAGCCCGTGTCGGTGATGAAACAATTGCTGGAAAGCGGTGAAATCGATATGTGCCTGACGTTCGCGGAGATTGACGGTCCGGACATCGAGTGGAAGCCGCTTCGAACGGAGGAAGTCAAATTGCTCGTACCGGATCACCATCCATTGGCGGGACGGGAAAGCGTGCATGTAAGCGAGCTGCGGGATGAATCGTTCATCGGGGTGCGCCCGGGATATTGGTTCCGGCAATGGACGGACGGGTTATGTATGAAAGCCGCCGGCTTTGTCCCTCATACGACCATTGAAGTGGATGAGGTCGATGCGGTGCTGCTGCTGTTCAAGCAAGGGCATGGCCTCGTGCTGTCCCCGGATCTGGCTTGGCAATCGCGGATGGATTTGTCCAAGAACACGGTTCGGATTGCCGATCTTGGCGGTCAATTGACGCTAGGTCTGGCCTGGTCCAGAAAGCATTATTTGTCGTTCGCCGCTCAGCGATTTCATGAGTTCGTGATCGACTACTTCTCCTCCATCAAGCCATGATCGAAAGGCCATCCGCTTGCAGGATGGCCTTCTGCTAATGGAATGAAACCACCGCGTGCGCATGGTTCCCCAAATTATGGCCATCCTAACAATGCCAGGAGGGATACCCATTGCCAACCGTTCAAATCGCTTTGATTCAAGAGGCACTCTTTCATACCGATGATCTCATCATGCGCGAGCTGAATATGGGGACAAGCCATGCAACGCTTCTATATCTGGAAACGATGTGCGACTCTGCCAAAATCGAAACCAGTCTGCTGAAGCCCCTGCAGCGTGAGCATATGGACTTCCCGCAATCCGAACCGCGAATTGAAGAGCTTCTGACCGCAGTAAAGGTACAGCACTGCCGCTCGGTTCAGGAAGCTGTCGATGCTCTGCTGCAAGGCAGCGCGTTAATCCGCAGCGAAGCGGACAACCTCTGCGTCAGCTTCAATGCCGGCAAGGAGAACACCCGCACGCCAAACGAGCCGGAGAACGAACGGTCCTTAGGGGGCAACCGCGACGGCTTTGTCGAGCATTTGCAGACGAACCTCAATTTGATTCGCAAGCATTTGTCCTCCGGCGACATCCGGGTGAAGTATTTCAAGCTGGGCAAGAACGCCAATCGGGCAACCGCATTGATTTGGCTGGATGGAGCCGCCGATCAGCAGGTCGTGAATGAGGCTGCCGAACGCATCGCTGCTTTATCGTCCACGCACGACTTGCATCCCGGTTTGATTCGAAAGCAGCTCCGCGAGAACAAGTATTCCATTTTCCCGCAAACCTTCAATACGGAACGCGTCGATTTCGCCGCCGCCCTGCTGGCCCGCGGCAGAATCGGCGTTATTTGCGATCAAAGCAGCTCGTGCCTGATTCTCCCAGCTTCCATCTACACGTTCATGCTGACGGTGGACGATCTTATCCAGGGGACGTGGCCTTCCTTGCTCATGCGACTGGTTCGGGTGGTCGGCTTGCTCTTTGGATTAATGCTGCCAAGTTTCTATATTGCGATCGTTGGCTTCAATTATGAGGTTCTTCCGTTCAAAATGGCGTTCAGCATCAAGAGCTCGCTGGAGAACGTCCCTTACCAGCCGATCGTGGAAACGATGCTCATGATCTTCATCTTCCAGCTCATCGCCGAGGCTACGCTTCGCTTGCCCTCCGCGCTTGCCCAGATGACGGGTATTGTGGGCGGTATTATCATCAGCGAGGCGCTCGTTCAAATCGGGTTCGTATCGAATATTCTGATCGTCATCATCGCGCTTACGACGATCGGTAAATTCGTCATTCCGTCCATGGAGCTGCGCTCCACCACGACGATTGCGCAATTTACGCTGATTTTCGGAGCGACGATTCTCGGTTTTTACGGCATTGCTTTCGCCTTGATCGGTATACTTATCCACATGCTTGCTTTGGAACCATTCGGCGTTCCATACTGCTTGCCGATAAGGAGCGCTAAGTCATGAATCATGCGAAACTGCCTCTTGGCCCCATTCAGTTATTTTGCTTGCTGTTTCAAGCGCAGTTCGGCCTTGGCGTCTTATCTCTTCCGCATTCGATAGACAT
It includes:
- a CDS encoding diaminopimelate dehydrogenase — its product is MQQTIKLGIVGYGNLGRGVEKAIRQNPDMELTAVFTRRQPEQMSGPEGVRFEHISAIEQYKGIIDVMILCGGSATDLPEQTPVIARLFNTVDSFDTHAKIPEFYETVNAAAEQAGTLSIISTGWDPGLFSLNRLLAEAILPEGKDYTFWGKGVSQGHSDAIRRVPGVKAGVQYTVPVEEVINRIRSGETPELETREKHLRQCFVVSEEGADRDEITSTIVNMPNYFSDYDTTVTYITEEQLAAEHEGMPHGGFVIRSGITGEGTKQIIEFGLKLESNPEFTASVLIACARAGHRMSQEGGKGAKTIFDLPLGYLSPKSAEQLRRELL
- a CDS encoding response regulator, producing MYVLLVESRFEDQATILAILTELGMRVDVVNSGAYAFVMAGLHRYDVILMDLHLPGMEAIATIRKIRRLAAGGQTPIISITDRLMNGTLTFAKCSEMDGYLFKPIDSIELINMLWRILQCPKTLEDPLCSTDGFHELTILGG
- a CDS encoding spore germination protein, whose protein sequence is MPTVQIALIQEALFHTDDLIMRELNMGTSHATLLYLETMCDSAKIETSLLKPLQREHMDFPQSEPRIEELLTAVKVQHCRSVQEAVDALLQGSALIRSEADNLCVSFNAGKENTRTPNEPENERSLGGNRDGFVEHLQTNLNLIRKHLSSGDIRVKYFKLGKNANRATALIWLDGAADQQVVNEAAERIAALSSTHDLHPGLIRKQLRENKYSIFPQTFNTERVDFAAALLARGRIGVICDQSSSCLILPASIYTFMLTVDDLIQGTWPSLLMRLVRVVGLLFGLMLPSFYIAIVGFNYEVLPFKMAFSIKSSLENVPYQPIVETMLMIFIFQLIAEATLRLPSALAQMTGIVGGIIISEALVQIGFVSNILIVIIALTTIGKFVIPSMELRSTTTIAQFTLIFGATILGFYGIAFALIGILIHMLALEPFGVPYCLPIRSAKS
- a CDS encoding sugar-binding protein translates to MRSRTARRWMSSLLIALLAFASCGTAFGASTGTEPAASQTIGQQEADRIGSWLDSNWMVMDKNGGFKPGHTIKKGEFLALVNAAAGYIAGDVDGKSGLNKQLTRQEAADIIASLQAIPVPANAVLDIPTLDEIAAWAKAAVNNAKARDVLLAIENEPSLKPNGHLTWAEVIIMLIRALHARPMLYSASEGFSDAQGKNQWYYQQLSGSAYTNLTSFNTSAPQRFENPVLGYPWVSADAQHPQASADSVRKWVAPGAGKVDITGGVHKGSAVGDGIVATIKINGTELWTQTVTGTTDVFPSGVSGIPVTEGDAIYFIVGKNINMDNDHTFWNPTVAFTPGEAGPPPVQTAAAPVFNPSPGTYAAGQSVTLSTETAGAVIRYTTDDSTPTAASAAYTGPIAVETTTTVKAVAMKAGMNDSAVSSGLYTIITLEPGEMMNIMDFGAVPNDDIDDLPSIKDAAAAAKSLGKTLYVPSGEFLYDGLLTLDGVDMTGDGDTSILKSLNLNTQAVFLTGDGSDLSMVKLTTIPASVRLQNDDSARVWAGPQATNFTIQHITIDGGSSAGIFSVGKHGVIRGNTVMNTLADGTHITGLSEDLLIEDNRSIDTGDDQIAIVSYEKFGDWVKNVTIRNNHVSGGHARGITVSGGENVLVENNLIEDNGGAGVYIASEGNYKTYTVKNLTVRNNTIMRDSRNAAVAEKGGIRVQATNQTPSIDTVLIENNTLADSNDSAILIVGTAPIQALQFKSNTISNPQNYGILVVKTVQGVIDFTGNTVSGAGKAAYSNLSGDPGITSDMPNDTGDGGGNGNQTVAAVATPVIDGIIDDVWANATELAMDTVPNGLAGSARVLWDEHALHFLFKMKDTTPNTLASAEHNDSVEVWVDELNAKRGPMGEGDYMLRVGRDNAVTVGAGAVNVNDVVSHVTEIGDGYIAEFSVPYTALQPQMGSIIGFNASANDDSDGDGKRNVYISWVNKDLPYWADTKVYNEVTLAESAMPVAAFGKPVIDGAVDALWANSTPLQMGTTAPGTTGTARVAWDSDALYYLFEMTDSTPNAVGANEHSDSVEVWVDETNAKRGAMGAGDYFLRVGMNDALSTVSAGLDLSKVEHAVTIVDGGYIVEFAVPFTALSPEAYDVIGFNASANDDSDGDGKRNEYISWVDKNLPYWADTSVYNEVVLGAP
- a CDS encoding LysR family transcriptional regulator, encoding MELLQLHYFRTVAKVEQITKAAQELNIAQPSLSKTIARLEENIGVPLFDRQGRTIRLNAYGRVLLKRVEHIFQEIEEANREIRDLSGLDKGIITIAVSLTNLLPDMLGAFLTQHPNVHFRQVVEPVSVMKQLLESGEIDMCLTFAEIDGPDIEWKPLRTEEVKLLVPDHHPLAGRESVHVSELRDESFIGVRPGYWFRQWTDGLCMKAAGFVPHTTIEVDEVDAVLLLFKQGHGLVLSPDLAWQSRMDLSKNTVRIADLGGQLTLGLAWSRKHYLSFAAQRFHEFVIDYFSSIKP
- a CDS encoding response regulator transcription factor; amino-acid sequence: MQVMIVDDEQLLRQGLISKIDWEPLGLQLAGEAEHGLEALAILEEQSPDIVLTDVRMPGMDGLQFIAEARRRQHRTKFVIVSGYGDFEYARAAMSHKVSDYLLKPVDKEKLNRLLSELCFELQQEREEEERLHYLERLDASVQRPQDAVMQQAQDEEVTCDDIVLSIRAYIDSHYAEDLSLQWVGETYPIHPNYFSKRFKQICGISFNEYISRKRIERSQEMLVSTGMKIAAISQLVGYEEPNYFCSVFKKFTGLNPTRYREQRG